One Echinicola strongylocentroti DNA window includes the following coding sequences:
- the cas2 gene encoding CRISPR-associated endonuclease Cas2, translating into MDEHFYSRLNQYRSLWVLVFFDLPTDTKKDRKIASGFRKKLLDDGFSMFQFSIYMRFCASRENADVHIKRIKKNLPPKGKVGIMTITDKQFGMMEMFYGNKVAEKETPSQQLELF; encoded by the coding sequence ATGGATGAACACTTTTATTCCAGACTTAACCAATACAGGAGTTTGTGGGTGCTAGTATTCTTTGACCTGCCCACCGATACCAAAAAAGATCGGAAAATCGCCAGTGGCTTCCGAAAGAAGCTGCTGGACGACGGGTTTTCCATGTTCCAGTTTTCGATCTACATGCGCTTCTGCGCCAGTCGCGAAAATGCAGATGTCCACATTAAACGAATCAAGAAAAACCTGCCGCCCAAGGGCAAGGTCGGCATTATGACGATTACGGATAAGCAATTTGGCATGATGGAAATGTTTTACGGAAACAAAGTGGCCGAAAAAGAAACACCTTCCCAGCAGTTGGAGCTTTTTTAG
- a CDS encoding aldehyde dehydrogenase (NADP(+)): MQLDKVLNQSEAAFEQYKTTSLADRASFLRVIAEQLEAVKETLIPTACAESNLPEGRITGELGRTTGQIRLFATYVEEGTWLEATIDHADPDRAPVPKPDLRRMLVPLGPVAVFGASNFPLAFSTAGGDSISALAAGCTVVYKGHPGHPKTSLMVFEAIQKAITEAGFPEGVFQHIEGGIAEGQALVQHPAVKAVGFTGSFKGGKALFDLANDRSTPIPVYAEMGSINPIIAFEKALEQQAKVAGQYAQSLTLGAGQFCTNPGVIFVPSSIAESFAQHVGKALADTAGQEMLHEGIQTAYNESLDKLANAGGLHWIQKAAGKETGHPALALTDLDTWIREEALQEEVFGPFGIVVAYDSKEALLQAARSLQGQLTITLWASDEELSSQGALISALQEKCGRLLFGGVPTGVEVGHAMQHGGPYPATTDSRSTSVGVYAIKRFARPFAFQNCPDSLLPEVLKEANPLGIVRTVDGVFSIRYEV, translated from the coding sequence ATGCAACTAGATAAGGTATTAAACCAATCTGAAGCAGCTTTTGAACAGTATAAGACCACCTCATTGGCCGATAGGGCCAGCTTTCTTAGGGTGATTGCCGAGCAACTGGAAGCTGTCAAGGAAACATTGATCCCTACGGCCTGTGCGGAGTCTAACTTACCCGAAGGAAGGATAACAGGAGAACTGGGCAGGACCACGGGGCAGATCAGGCTATTTGCAACATACGTTGAAGAAGGAACCTGGCTGGAAGCCACCATCGACCATGCTGATCCAGATAGAGCGCCCGTCCCGAAACCTGACCTGAGAAGGATGTTGGTGCCACTGGGACCGGTGGCCGTTTTTGGAGCCAGCAATTTTCCATTGGCATTTTCCACGGCTGGGGGAGATAGTATTTCTGCCCTTGCGGCTGGCTGTACGGTAGTGTACAAAGGACACCCAGGGCATCCAAAGACTTCCTTGATGGTATTTGAAGCTATCCAAAAAGCCATTACTGAGGCGGGGTTTCCGGAGGGAGTATTCCAGCACATTGAAGGAGGCATTGCCGAAGGACAGGCATTGGTACAGCATCCGGCTGTTAAGGCAGTTGGGTTTACAGGGTCATTTAAAGGGGGCAAGGCGCTTTTTGACCTGGCCAATGACCGCTCAACGCCTATTCCTGTGTATGCCGAAATGGGCAGCATCAATCCGATTATTGCCTTTGAGAAGGCATTGGAGCAGCAAGCGAAAGTCGCAGGGCAATATGCACAGTCACTGACACTAGGGGCAGGACAATTTTGTACCAATCCGGGAGTGATTTTTGTGCCTTCGTCAATCGCTGAGTCCTTTGCCCAGCATGTAGGAAAAGCCTTGGCGGATACAGCTGGTCAGGAAATGTTGCACGAGGGGATCCAGACTGCCTACAATGAAAGCCTAGATAAGTTGGCGAATGCTGGCGGGCTCCACTGGATCCAAAAGGCCGCAGGAAAAGAAACAGGCCATCCCGCCCTTGCCCTTACTGATCTGGATACTTGGATCAGGGAGGAAGCGTTGCAGGAAGAGGTTTTTGGACCATTTGGGATTGTCGTTGCGTATGATAGCAAAGAAGCATTGCTCCAAGCAGCAAGGTCCCTGCAAGGGCAGCTGACCATTACACTATGGGCCAGTGATGAAGAATTGTCCAGTCAAGGAGCCTTGATCAGTGCCCTCCAGGAAAAATGCGGACGACTGCTGTTTGGAGGAGTGCCGACAGGTGTGGAAGTAGGCCATGCCATGCAGCACGGTGGGCCATATCCCGCCACAACAGACAGCCGTAGCACATCGGTAGGTGTATATGCGATCAAGCGATTTGCCCGGCCATTTGCTTTCCAAAACTGCCCAGACAGCCTGTTGCCTGAGGTTCTTAAAGAAGCCAACCCTTTGGGGATTGTCAGGACCGTGGATGGGGTGTTTAGTATAAGGTACGAGGTATAA
- a CDS encoding dihydrodipicolinate synthase family protein produces the protein MNWNGVFPAVTTKFHGDGSIDYDTFFLNLEAQIDAGVSGVILGGTLGESSVLEDEEKIELTKKTKEKIAGRVPVVLNIAEGSTAKAIYWAKKAEEMGLDALMLLPPMRYPSDHRETVAYFKTVAKSTDLPIMIYNNPVDYKTYVTLEMFDELMECENIQAVKESTRDVSNVTRMKTRFGDRYKILCGVDTLTMESVLMGADGLVAGLVCAFPKETVVLFDLCKERRIDEALPIYQWFLPLLELDIHPKLVQYIKLAEQMAGIGTEHVRAPRLTLVGEERDRVEKLIQTGLENRPALTEIKTSI, from the coding sequence ATGAATTGGAACGGAGTTTTTCCTGCGGTTACCACAAAATTCCATGGTGACGGCAGCATTGATTATGATACTTTCTTCCTTAATTTGGAAGCCCAAATAGACGCAGGTGTCAGCGGTGTGATCTTGGGAGGTACATTGGGAGAATCCAGTGTGCTGGAAGACGAAGAAAAAATAGAACTGACCAAAAAGACCAAAGAGAAAATTGCAGGAAGGGTTCCCGTAGTGCTGAACATTGCCGAAGGATCCACTGCAAAAGCCATCTATTGGGCCAAAAAGGCGGAAGAAATGGGGCTAGATGCCTTGATGCTACTTCCTCCAATGCGGTACCCATCTGATCACAGGGAAACTGTAGCTTATTTCAAGACAGTGGCAAAGTCCACTGACCTTCCTATTATGATCTATAACAATCCGGTGGACTACAAGACCTATGTCACCTTGGAGATGTTTGACGAGCTAATGGAATGCGAAAATATCCAAGCGGTAAAGGAATCTACCCGCGATGTGTCCAATGTGACCCGGATGAAAACGCGGTTTGGCGATCGTTATAAAATTCTCTGTGGCGTGGACACCCTTACCATGGAAAGTGTCTTGATGGGGGCTGATGGGTTGGTAGCTGGGTTGGTCTGTGCCTTTCCAAAGGAAACCGTAGTTCTCTTTGACCTGTGCAAGGAGCGTAGGATTGATGAAGCATTGCCTATTTATCAGTGGTTTTTGCCATTGCTGGAGCTGGATATCCATCCTAAACTGGTGCAATATATCAAGTTGGCAGAGCAGATGGCCGGCATTGGCACAGAACATGTGCGGGCTCCAAGGCTGACATTGGTAGGGGAAGAAAGGGACCGCGTCGAAAAACTCATTCAGACCGGTTTGGAAAACAGACCGGCATTAACCGAAATCAAAACAAGTATATAA
- the cas1 gene encoding type II CRISPR-associated endonuclease Cas1 codes for MIKRTLFFGNPAYLSTKNEQLVVSFPDDQPEKTVPIEDIGMVVLEHPQLTITNGLMGKLVNNKVAIVSCNGQHLPDGILLPMHGHTEQTERIRHQLDASQPLKKNLWQQTVTAKIKNQAALLADREIPVQRLNHLSKSVQSGDTGNNEAQAAAYYWQHIFDLPDFNREQKGIPPNNLLNYGYAILRAIIARALVSSGLMPQVGIWHRNKYNAYCLADDIMEPYRPFVDMVVRHIVETEDTYEELNIHLKKELLSIPALDVRIDGQKSPLMVAASRTTNSLFECFAGISRKIIYPEYG; via the coding sequence ATGATCAAACGCACGCTCTTCTTCGGCAATCCTGCCTACCTCAGTACCAAAAATGAGCAGCTGGTCGTTAGCTTTCCCGATGACCAGCCTGAGAAAACGGTGCCCATTGAAGACATTGGCATGGTGGTGCTGGAACATCCCCAGCTCACCATCACCAATGGCCTGATGGGAAAATTGGTCAATAATAAAGTAGCGATCGTCTCCTGCAACGGCCAGCACCTTCCCGATGGCATCCTCCTCCCTATGCACGGGCATACCGAGCAAACCGAACGGATCCGCCACCAGCTCGATGCCAGCCAACCGCTCAAAAAGAACCTTTGGCAGCAGACCGTCACGGCCAAGATCAAAAACCAAGCGGCACTGCTGGCCGATCGGGAGATACCAGTCCAGCGGCTAAATCACCTGTCCAAGTCAGTCCAGTCCGGTGATACAGGAAACAATGAAGCCCAAGCAGCAGCCTATTATTGGCAGCACATCTTTGATCTCCCGGATTTTAACCGTGAACAGAAAGGCATACCGCCAAACAATCTCCTGAACTATGGCTATGCCATCCTTCGGGCAATCATTGCAAGGGCCTTGGTCAGCAGTGGGCTGATGCCCCAAGTGGGCATCTGGCACCGCAACAAATACAACGCCTATTGCTTGGCAGATGATATCATGGAGCCGTATCGGCCCTTTGTGGATATGGTAGTGAGACATATTGTCGAAACGGAAGATACGTACGAGGAACTGAACATCCACTTGAAGAAGGAATTGCTTTCCATTCCTGCACTGGACGTTCGGATAGATGGGCAGAAGAGCCCATTGATGGTAGCAGCCAGCAGGACGACCAATTCGCTATTTGAGTGTTTTGCCGGCATCAGTAGAAAGATCATTTATCCCGAATATGGATGA
- a CDS encoding 4-hydroxyproline epimerase, with protein MKKTFSCIDAHTCGNPVRVVTGGLPFLEGENMFEKRQFFIKHYDWIRRGLMFEPRGHDMMSGSMLYPPHDPENDVAVLYIETSGCLPMCGHGTIGTVTVAIEEGLITPKVPGRLRIETPAGLVLVSYIQEGEKVTSVKLTNVPSFVIAKDLTINSGHLGELTFDVSYGGNFYAIIEPQENFGGLQDFTAEQLITMSRQLRKSINEAYEFVHPENPRINGLSHIQWIGRTLDEDSHGRNAVFYGDKAIDRSPCGTGTSARMAQLYSRGKLKAHEPFVNESYIGSRFTGEIIGETKVGDFNAIIPSIEGWAKITGYNTIFLDDDDPYVHGFQVI; from the coding sequence ATGAAAAAGACCTTTAGTTGTATTGATGCCCATACATGCGGCAACCCGGTGAGGGTGGTCACGGGTGGTCTGCCCTTTTTGGAAGGGGAGAATATGTTTGAGAAAAGACAATTTTTCATCAAGCATTATGATTGGATCAGGAGAGGCTTGATGTTTGAGCCTCGCGGTCATGATATGATGTCCGGATCCATGCTTTATCCTCCTCATGATCCTGAAAATGATGTGGCGGTATTGTACATAGAGACCAGTGGATGCCTTCCCATGTGCGGACACGGCACCATCGGGACGGTGACAGTGGCCATCGAAGAAGGCTTGATCACCCCAAAAGTCCCTGGGAGGCTCAGGATAGAAACTCCCGCTGGGCTGGTGCTTGTGAGCTATATCCAGGAAGGGGAAAAGGTAACTTCCGTAAAGTTGACCAATGTACCGAGTTTTGTGATTGCGAAGGACTTGACGATTAATAGCGGACACTTGGGAGAGCTTACCTTTGATGTTTCGTATGGAGGGAACTTCTATGCGATTATTGAGCCACAGGAAAATTTCGGTGGATTACAGGATTTTACGGCTGAGCAGCTGATCACCATGAGCCGCCAATTACGCAAGTCCATTAATGAAGCGTATGAATTTGTCCATCCCGAAAATCCCCGTATCAATGGCCTAAGTCATATCCAGTGGATCGGAAGGACCTTGGATGAGGACTCTCATGGTCGCAATGCGGTGTTTTATGGGGACAAGGCCATTGACCGTTCACCATGTGGCACGGGAACTTCCGCACGGATGGCGCAGCTATACTCCCGCGGAAAACTGAAAGCACATGAGCCTTTTGTCAATGAAAGCTATATCGGCTCCCGGTTTACGGGCGAAATCATCGGCGAAACTAAAGTGGGGGACTTTAATGCCATCATACCAAGCATCGAAGGTTGGGCCAAGATTACGGGGTACAATACCATTTTCTTGGACGATGACGATCCGTATGTGCACGGATTTCAGGTGATATAG
- the xseB gene encoding exodeoxyribonuclease VII small subunit, which translates to MSEKKNFSYDKAVARIEEIVGLLEQDDKSIDELSALVKEASTLVKDCKSKLRMTEEDILKAFGEEEN; encoded by the coding sequence ATGAGTGAAAAGAAAAATTTCAGTTACGATAAGGCAGTGGCCAGAATAGAGGAAATCGTCGGTCTTTTGGAACAAGACGATAAAAGCATCGATGAACTTTCCGCATTGGTAAAAGAAGCCAGTACGCTGGTAAAAGACTGCAAGTCCAAACTCAGAATGACCGAAGAGGATATTCTAAAAGCCTTCGGTGAGGAAGAAAATTAA
- the xseA gene encoding exodeoxyribonuclease VII large subunit: protein MQHPLSLLELNHQIQQALDTQLNPSYWVIAEIGELRDSPRGHAYLELVEKTDRQVLAKIRANIWSYTYRGISSRFSSITGQTLKAGMKVLAQVSVQFHEVYGLSLNIKDIDPNFTLGEKARKRQETIDMLTKEGLINLNKQFILPQVPQRIAVISSANAAGFGDFINQVDHNREGFKVHWKLYQATMQGDQAAASMILAVEQVEMAHQIEPFDLLVIIRGGGAQLDLDCFDDYALARTIANTTLPVVTGIGHERDESIADMVAHTKMKTPTAVAEFILGGFREFEDLLEKHFKQLERNAAFHLQKEDRKMTQYGHLLKSLFLNQKNREQERTNLLQYRINSLTDQTIKLRSHQLENLEGMFKKGVQGLLQQQKSKMENLEKDLLRLDPATFFNKGYTRSEINGVPISIANPKNGDTMMTYGAKKTIQSTINSINNHE, encoded by the coding sequence ATGCAACATCCGCTTTCCTTATTAGAGCTCAATCACCAAATCCAACAAGCCCTGGACACACAGCTGAATCCCAGCTACTGGGTCATTGCGGAAATTGGTGAGCTGCGGGATTCACCCCGTGGGCATGCCTATCTGGAATTGGTAGAAAAAACCGATCGGCAGGTACTTGCCAAAATCCGGGCAAACATCTGGTCATACACCTACAGAGGCATTTCCAGTAGGTTTTCTTCCATCACGGGCCAGACACTCAAAGCAGGTATGAAAGTCCTGGCACAGGTAAGTGTTCAATTTCACGAAGTCTATGGACTGAGTCTAAACATCAAGGACATCGACCCTAACTTCACCTTGGGAGAGAAAGCCCGAAAACGGCAGGAAACCATCGATATGCTCACCAAGGAAGGGCTCATCAACCTCAACAAGCAGTTCATATTGCCCCAAGTTCCGCAAAGGATCGCTGTCATCAGCTCAGCGAATGCTGCTGGTTTTGGGGATTTCATCAATCAGGTCGACCATAACCGTGAAGGTTTTAAGGTCCACTGGAAACTCTACCAGGCCACTATGCAGGGAGACCAAGCGGCAGCCAGCATGATCTTGGCCGTCGAGCAAGTCGAAATGGCCCATCAAATCGAGCCGTTTGACCTCTTGGTCATCATCCGTGGTGGTGGGGCGCAATTAGACCTGGATTGTTTTGACGATTATGCATTAGCGAGGACCATTGCCAATACGACCTTGCCTGTGGTCACGGGCATCGGCCACGAAAGGGATGAATCCATCGCTGACATGGTGGCCCATACCAAAATGAAAACCCCAACTGCTGTAGCAGAATTTATCCTAGGCGGCTTCAGGGAATTTGAGGACCTACTGGAAAAGCATTTTAAGCAGCTGGAAAGAAATGCTGCCTTTCACCTGCAAAAGGAAGATCGAAAAATGACACAGTATGGTCATTTGCTGAAAAGCCTCTTCCTAAATCAGAAAAACCGGGAGCAGGAAAGAACCAACCTCCTCCAATACCGCATCAATTCCCTTACTGACCAGACGATAAAGCTACGTAGCCATCAGCTGGAGAATTTGGAGGGAATGTTCAAGAAAGGAGTCCAAGGACTTCTACAACAGCAAAAAAGCAAAATGGAAAACCTGGAAAAAGACCTTCTCAGGCTTGATCCAGCTACTTTCTTCAACAAAGGATATACCCGATCGGAAATCAATGGAGTCCCCATCAGTATAGCCAATCCGAAAAACGGCGACACCATGATGACCTACGGGGCAAAAAAAACCATCCAGAGCACCATCAATTCAATAAACAACCATGAGTGA
- a CDS encoding NAD(P)/FAD-dependent oxidoreductase yields MKPTVVIGGGVVGLFTAYFLQQQGEEVIVVDQGDMEENCSTGNAGMIVPSHIVPLASPGMISKGISWMFSSKSPFYIQPRLDRRLIDWCLQFYRHSNAKHVQQSIPYLKGISLYSKQLYLDFVAAHGNEAIKLQDRGLLMLYKTKEGEKDEAALAQLARENGLHADILSKEEIRTLEPNQEVDVRGGVYFPDDAHLSPKDLYRLLKNHLKDQGVTLKSNVTITGIEKGGSKVKAVITQEGKIDCDHLMVCAGAWSGEIAKMLGFRMPMMAGKGYSFELPNMPELKQASILTEARVSQSPYGDKVRFGGTMEISNHVDKINICRVEGIFESIKAYYPEFQAVFPSEDKIWKGMRPCSPDGLPYIGKAPGWENVAFGAGHSMMGVSLAPATGKILADLKTGKIGTLKTDAFAVGRYVR; encoded by the coding sequence ATGAAACCAACCGTGGTAATAGGAGGGGGCGTGGTAGGGCTCTTTACGGCATATTTTCTCCAACAACAAGGTGAAGAGGTGATCGTCGTAGACCAGGGAGACATGGAAGAAAACTGCTCCACCGGCAATGCAGGAATGATCGTGCCCAGCCATATTGTGCCCTTGGCATCTCCTGGGATGATTTCGAAGGGGATTTCTTGGATGTTTTCGTCCAAGAGCCCTTTTTATATCCAGCCGAGATTGGATAGGCGCTTGATCGATTGGTGCCTGCAGTTTTATCGCCATTCCAATGCCAAGCATGTGCAGCAATCGATTCCCTACCTCAAAGGAATTAGCCTATACAGCAAGCAACTTTACTTGGATTTTGTAGCAGCGCATGGTAATGAGGCCATAAAATTGCAAGACCGTGGGCTGTTGATGCTGTACAAGACCAAAGAAGGCGAAAAGGACGAGGCCGCACTGGCGCAGCTGGCCCGTGAAAATGGTCTCCATGCCGACATTCTCAGCAAAGAAGAGATCAGAACATTGGAGCCCAACCAAGAAGTGGATGTCAGGGGTGGGGTGTATTTCCCTGACGATGCCCACCTCTCCCCGAAGGACCTCTACCGCTTGCTCAAAAATCACCTGAAAGATCAGGGAGTAACACTAAAAAGCAATGTCACCATCACTGGGATCGAAAAGGGAGGAAGTAAAGTAAAGGCCGTCATTACCCAAGAAGGAAAGATTGACTGCGATCACCTGATGGTCTGTGCAGGTGCTTGGTCGGGTGAGATTGCCAAAATGCTAGGGTTCAGGATGCCGATGATGGCGGGAAAGGGATACAGTTTTGAACTGCCCAACATGCCAGAGCTGAAGCAGGCAAGTATCTTGACAGAAGCCCGGGTTTCTCAAAGCCCCTATGGCGACAAGGTGCGTTTTGGGGGAACCATGGAAATCTCCAATCATGTCGATAAGATCAATATTTGTCGGGTGGAGGGGATTTTTGAATCCATCAAAGCTTATTACCCGGAATTTCAGGCGGTATTTCCTTCTGAAGATAAAATATGGAAAGGCATGCGCCCTTGCTCACCGGATGGGCTGCCCTATATCGGCAAAGCACCGGGCTGGGAAAATGTGGCCTTTGGAGCGGGACACAGCATGATGGGTGTGAGCCTGGCCCCCGCCACCGGCAAGATATTGGCCGACCTCAAGACCGGCAAAATCGGAACGCTGAAAACAGACGCTTTTGCGGTGGGAAGATATGTGAGGTAA